The proteins below come from a single Chryseobacterium capnotolerans genomic window:
- a CDS encoding patatin-like phospholipase family protein, translated as MKKLLVLGTIILSLFLKSQQINDSLNIRLQNVTKDTKFGLALSGGGAKGFAHIGILKMIDSLGIKVDYITGTSMGGILGGLYAMGYNADELKKTIYKVDWNRILSNKIPYSKVNISEKDEYDKYILEFPVVKGVPTLPSSYIEGQYMGEVLNTLTFNAKHINDFSKLRIPVELTSSDIENGGLIMQKKGSLPLAIRSTLAIPAAFAPVYIDGKLLVDGGLDRNYPANEVRQMGADFVIGGYTGFRLFTKKEIENPMKMIYQTHAIRSVEDFKHQKALSNILVDFVDPLGDITTKDFAKFRKIIKIGEIEARKHLPEFIALAEAQKKLGIKYEHEKIEEVKLPTTKFTFNEENGTPLTDDVEIAVIKKELGLAEGRYYDVKTVNEAIDRVFGMRQYEKVYYTYTNEGDGLVMNIFVKKAKKGAFKLALHYDTEQSVGIIVNYTYRNILANRSRFLATIDISERFKARLAYQRFLGSGDHWWIDLEAKMVHLKSNDLTFRTLGYDDDYTTKFPNHIYRNITGKVALNYNINPNAFISLGTEFSAERMYTLLDKIDQAKTDNFSKKLYNHSNFNAFLKFEQNNLNKRYFSTRGNHLQVSTRLYFGDQYNLYDLQVVQPQLYPILNPQEPGYFVPKNLMSFTLNENFAYPITRRLAAKVNLFLGTSFGAYREDTVPYFFLNQKYNLGGSEYNYDMLNPEFNGLRQKELPMNSVAKAGVSFQYRIMKRLYVTPSFSYGKVSEKLSPFNDSFEMFGYGVNLGYESLIGPINLNISRNNQLDFSRIYFSIGFKF; from the coding sequence ATGAAAAAACTCCTGGTTTTGGGAACCATCATTCTTTCTCTTTTCCTTAAATCCCAACAGATTAACGATTCTCTGAATATCAGATTACAAAATGTAACGAAGGATACAAAGTTTGGTTTGGCCCTTAGCGGAGGTGGAGCAAAAGGATTTGCCCACATCGGTATTCTGAAAATGATTGATTCTCTTGGAATTAAGGTAGATTATATCACAGGAACAAGTATGGGGGGTATTTTGGGCGGTTTGTATGCAATGGGATATAATGCTGATGAACTGAAGAAAACTATCTATAAAGTAGATTGGAATAGGATTCTGAGCAATAAAATTCCCTACAGCAAAGTAAACATTAGTGAAAAAGATGAATATGATAAATATATTCTGGAATTTCCTGTAGTAAAAGGAGTTCCGACACTTCCCAGCTCTTACATTGAAGGGCAGTATATGGGGGAAGTTTTGAATACATTGACCTTTAATGCAAAACATATTAATGATTTCAGTAAACTGAGGATTCCGGTAGAGCTTACTTCTTCAGATATTGAAAACGGAGGATTAATTATGCAGAAAAAAGGGTCTCTTCCATTGGCCATTCGTTCTACTTTGGCTATTCCTGCTGCTTTCGCACCAGTTTATATTGATGGAAAGCTTTTGGTAGATGGTGGATTAGACCGGAATTATCCGGCCAATGAAGTTCGCCAGATGGGAGCAGATTTCGTTATTGGCGGCTATACAGGTTTTAGGCTTTTTACCAAAAAAGAGATTGAAAATCCTATGAAAATGATCTACCAGACGCATGCCATCCGTTCTGTAGAAGATTTTAAACATCAGAAAGCCTTATCCAACATTCTGGTAGACTTTGTAGACCCTTTGGGGGATATTACTACAAAAGACTTCGCAAAGTTCAGAAAGATCATTAAAATAGGGGAAATAGAAGCGAGAAAGCATCTTCCTGAATTTATAGCTTTGGCAGAGGCTCAGAAAAAATTGGGAATCAAGTATGAGCACGAGAAAATTGAAGAAGTAAAACTGCCTACTACAAAATTTACTTTCAACGAAGAAAATGGGACTCCGCTTACTGATGATGTAGAAATTGCAGTGATTAAAAAAGAATTAGGGCTGGCAGAAGGAAGATATTATGATGTAAAAACTGTTAATGAGGCCATAGACAGGGTGTTCGGAATGCGCCAGTACGAAAAAGTGTATTATACCTACACCAATGAAGGAGATGGTCTTGTGATGAATATTTTTGTGAAAAAGGCTAAAAAAGGTGCTTTTAAATTGGCGCTTCACTATGATACAGAACAATCTGTTGGGATTATTGTTAATTATACTTACAGGAATATCCTGGCTAACAGATCAAGGTTTCTGGCTACCATTGATATTTCAGAGCGTTTTAAGGCAAGATTAGCCTATCAGCGTTTCCTTGGAAGCGGGGATCATTGGTGGATTGATCTTGAAGCGAAAATGGTTCACCTTAAAAGTAATGATTTAACTTTCAGAACATTGGGGTATGATGATGATTATACTACAAAATTCCCTAACCACATATACAGAAATATTACAGGGAAAGTAGCTTTAAATTATAATATTAATCCTAATGCCTTTATTTCTTTGGGAACAGAGTTCAGTGCTGAAAGAATGTACACTTTGCTAGATAAGATAGACCAGGCGAAGACTGATAATTTTAGTAAAAAACTCTACAATCATAGTAATTTTAATGCATTTTTAAAGTTTGAGCAGAACAATCTGAATAAAAGATACTTTTCTACCCGTGGCAATCACCTTCAGGTAAGTACAAGGCTGTATTTTGGAGATCAATATAATTTATATGATCTGCAAGTGGTACAGCCTCAGTTATATCCAATTTTAAATCCTCAAGAGCCAGGTTATTTTGTTCCTAAGAATCTGATGTCTTTTACCCTGAACGAAAATTTTGCTTATCCTATTACAAGAAGACTGGCAGCCAAGGTTAATCTGTTCCTGGGAACAAGCTTTGGTGCCTACAGAGAAGATACTGTACCTTATTTTTTTCTGAATCAAAAATATAATTTGGGGGGAAGTGAGTATAATTATGATATGCTAAATCCTGAGTTTAACGGACTTCGTCAGAAAGAACTGCCAATGAATTCTGTAGCTAAAGCTGGAGTATCATTTCAGTATAGAATTATGAAGAGATTGTATGTGACACCTTCATTCAGCTATGGAAAAGTGAGTGAAAAACTGTCTCCTTTCAATGATAGTTTTGAGATGTTTGGGTACGGGGTCAACCTAGGATATGAATCTCTTATAGGCCCTATTAACCTTAATATTTCCAGAAATAACCAGCTTGATTTTTCAAGGATCTATTTCAGTATTGGATTTAAGTTTTAG
- a CDS encoding DUF4876 domain-containing protein, translating to MLKQLFRTLLLLCAVLSLAACSSDSDAPETQAQTTLNLELKVVPEDIQVKEYKHLTVNFKELNTGFTVIQELKNTNSLKIILPTGTYNITVEGSIVYNDNSVLTEGKVGGVQTGMVINGTEQNKTINISLKAGSSDLILEEVFFTGTKTPQGAMYFGDQYFKITNNTDQTLYADGMLLIQSAFMTNEKQDYSPNIIGSTFSAGAIIRIPGNGMTYPVQPGSSIIIAEDAINHKEFNPSSTNLSQANFQIFKEDSDDIDNPAVPKMLNVFEKMVIHTQGYYAYALARMPQGMTNEALISQNTYTYTYNLTFGGEVYPMDGTAVKIPNTWITDAVNLSVQDSFQWLVASPSLDMGWTSVTSFDGDSNRFGKAVRRKVIGKTAEGKNILKDTNNSTADFEHGVKPSLFN from the coding sequence ATGTTAAAACAATTATTTAGAACACTATTACTCTTGTGTGCTGTATTAAGTCTTGCAGCATGTTCGTCAGACTCTGACGCACCGGAAACACAGGCACAAACTACTTTAAACCTTGAACTGAAAGTCGTTCCGGAAGATATTCAGGTGAAAGAATACAAACATCTTACCGTTAATTTTAAAGAACTGAACACTGGCTTTACAGTTATTCAGGAACTTAAAAACACCAATTCTCTGAAAATAATTCTTCCTACAGGAACTTATAACATTACTGTAGAAGGAAGCATTGTTTATAATGATAACTCAGTGCTTACAGAGGGCAAAGTTGGTGGTGTTCAGACCGGAATGGTCATCAATGGTACTGAACAAAATAAAACCATCAATATATCACTTAAAGCCGGAAGCAGTGATCTGATTCTTGAAGAGGTTTTCTTTACAGGGACCAAAACACCACAGGGTGCCATGTATTTTGGTGACCAATACTTTAAAATTACCAACAATACAGATCAAACATTATATGCCGACGGAATGCTGCTCATACAGTCTGCTTTTATGACTAACGAAAAGCAAGATTATAGCCCCAATATCATAGGATCAACATTTTCAGCCGGAGCAATCATCAGAATTCCTGGTAATGGAATGACTTATCCGGTACAGCCAGGCTCATCTATTATCATTGCAGAAGATGCTATTAACCACAAAGAATTTAACCCATCTTCTACCAATCTTTCTCAGGCTAATTTCCAGATTTTCAAAGAAGATTCTGATGATATTGATAATCCTGCCGTTCCTAAAATGCTGAATGTATTTGAAAAAATGGTTATTCACACCCAAGGATATTATGCTTATGCATTAGCACGTATGCCACAGGGAATGACGAACGAAGCCCTAATCAGCCAAAATACATACACTTATACTTACAACCTTACTTTTGGAGGAGAGGTGTATCCCATGGACGGAACTGCTGTTAAGATTCCAAATACATGGATTACAGATGCTGTTAACCTAAGTGTACAGGATTCTTTCCAATGGTTAGTGGCTTCCCCTTCTTTAGATATGGGATGGACTTCTGTAACTTCTTTCGACGGGGATTCTAATCGTTTTGGAAAAGCAGTCCGCAGAAAAGTGATTGGAAAAACAGCAGAGGGTAAGAATATCTTAAAAGACACTAACAATTCTACTGCGGATTTTGAACATGGTGTAAAACCTTCATTATTCAACTAA
- a CDS encoding T9SS type A sorting domain-containing protein, whose product MKKITTFLIGLTAPFYLAQQAGDLVSAEKKLDLTPQGVVNFIANNLGEQNAPDFVSYLNGFNVGLKGYKITYYTKNENNVLVKATGLLMYPNVNMKLSTVVSDHGTTDSRHNVPSNFKGTLTAGFVVELSYVLNGYILMAPDYVGMGDGDGVHPYVDYATESGATIDFVTAANKALAQLGVKRYDEYFLAGYSQGAHAAMSTLKRLNVSNPGNLKFKYAYMGDGPYDMSETTLKKGVLEKDIYPFTSFLANVLHSCNNTGYKTYTNDISEVISAEYLDKYNYHVVQDNGGLLWGPFIWRKLFTTNFVNDVTNNPNHKFRQCLKPKDVYDWYNKTPMTLGHSTVDLAIPPENTSKTIDVQRGYYAWWDLSKYKLDSFYWGPIGHVGGIVPFVLASNAKFNTLRSGGLFNQWAAVGSIFGKQATVPSSETPALFSSQIKPELGNMQLIEITDFNKEKASSRSATDRSLSSLKDGVYLLKVSESDQEKMLPYIKNTPIEVAENEIIQSENNAILKLKINEDELSAVHIFDENKNLAKTISKDLYQKNGGITLQELDPQKYTFEVVTSYYNLQFSKNLENTRLENSTDIFAQNKQIRARANHNIKDISIYSISGALIHQQEVNSQQFESRNMEPGVYVVQMTLSNGKTINKKVKL is encoded by the coding sequence ATGAAGAAAATTACAACTTTTTTGATAGGACTTACTGCTCCATTCTATCTTGCCCAGCAGGCTGGTGATCTGGTAAGCGCCGAAAAGAAATTGGATTTAACACCCCAGGGGGTTGTTAATTTCATTGCCAACAATCTTGGCGAACAAAATGCCCCTGACTTTGTAAGCTACCTCAATGGTTTCAATGTTGGTTTAAAAGGATATAAAATAACCTATTACACTAAAAATGAAAACAATGTTCTTGTCAAAGCAACAGGACTTCTGATGTATCCTAATGTCAATATGAAGCTTTCCACCGTGGTTTCTGACCACGGAACTACTGACAGCAGGCACAATGTTCCTTCTAATTTTAAAGGAACTTTAACCGCCGGATTTGTCGTTGAACTTTCTTATGTACTCAACGGTTACATTTTAATGGCACCCGATTACGTAGGAATGGGAGACGGAGATGGCGTACATCCGTATGTAGACTATGCTACTGAGTCCGGAGCTACTATTGATTTTGTTACCGCAGCTAATAAAGCATTAGCTCAATTGGGAGTGAAACGCTATGATGAATATTTCTTAGCAGGTTATTCACAAGGTGCTCATGCCGCAATGTCAACCCTAAAAAGACTGAATGTATCCAATCCCGGCAATTTGAAATTTAAGTATGCCTATATGGGAGACGGCCCTTATGATATGTCAGAAACCACATTAAAGAAAGGTGTTCTAGAAAAAGATATTTATCCGTTTACTTCTTTCCTTGCCAATGTTCTTCACAGCTGCAACAATACAGGATACAAAACATATACTAATGATATTTCGGAAGTTATTTCCGCAGAATATCTTGACAAATACAATTATCATGTGGTTCAGGATAATGGCGGTTTACTATGGGGACCATTTATATGGCGAAAACTGTTCACCACCAATTTTGTGAATGATGTCACCAATAACCCGAATCATAAATTCAGACAATGCCTGAAGCCTAAAGACGTGTACGACTGGTATAACAAAACTCCTATGACTCTTGGGCATTCTACCGTTGATCTTGCCATTCCGCCAGAGAACACATCCAAAACCATTGATGTACAGCGCGGTTATTATGCCTGGTGGGATTTGAGTAAATATAAATTAGATTCCTTCTACTGGGGGCCAATTGGTCACGTAGGTGGTATTGTTCCATTTGTTTTGGCTTCCAATGCCAAATTCAATACTTTAAGAAGTGGCGGACTTTTCAATCAATGGGCTGCAGTGGGATCTATTTTTGGAAAACAGGCAACTGTACCTTCATCAGAAACACCTGCTCTATTTTCTTCTCAGATAAAACCTGAACTTGGAAATATGCAGTTGATTGAAATCACTGATTTTAATAAAGAAAAGGCAAGCAGCAGATCTGCAACTGATCGAAGCTTATCTTCTTTAAAAGATGGTGTATATCTTTTGAAAGTATCGGAAAGTGATCAGGAAAAAATGCTTCCTTACATTAAAAACACTCCTATAGAAGTAGCAGAAAATGAAATCATACAATCCGAAAACAATGCTATTCTAAAGTTAAAGATCAATGAGGATGAACTTTCAGCAGTTCATATTTTTGATGAAAATAAAAATCTGGCTAAAACCATTTCTAAAGATCTGTATCAGAAAAATGGAGGAATCACCTTGCAGGAACTGGATCCTCAGAAATACACATTCGAGGTAGTTACATCCTACTATAACCTACAGTTCAGCAAGAATCTTGAAAACACCAGATTGGAAAACAGTACAGACATCTTTGCTCAGAACAAACAGATCAGAGCCAGAGCTAATCATAATATTAAAGATATCAGCATATACAGTATTTCCGGAGCTTTGATTCATCAACAGGAAGTCAACTCCCAGCAATTCGAATCGAGAAACATGGAACCTGGAGTTTATGTTGTGCAGATGACCCTTTCCAATGGGAAAACGATCAATAAAAAAGTTAAACTATAG
- a CDS encoding cytochrome-c peroxidase encodes MQHTLRTYTTDYGEVAAQYKKPIEFWPKPSIDADVDWKEFKAIEWDSNYYETQEFPEVMLGKKLFFDPKLSSSSQVSCSSCHNPELGWSDGQEVALGNDHLLGKRNTQSLYNIADRTSYFWDGRAKTLEEQLVGPISAHNEMNMKPEKLAGKLSKYKEYRQLFKEVYHTDKITFDQIANSLATFQRTIRSQPSKLDKFIKGDHKAMSDKEIYGMHLFRTKARCMNCHYGQYLTDESFHNIGLTYYQREYEDLGLYHITKNPNDVGKFKTPSLRDLNYTAPWMHNGLMDDLHGVVNLYNSGMQMINPSPEEKKADPNFPVTDPRMKPLQLNNQEIDAIVAFLKSMSGSYYKMPRPEIPRQ; translated from the coding sequence ATGCAGCATACTTTACGAACCTACACTACAGATTACGGAGAGGTAGCAGCACAATACAAAAAGCCTATAGAATTTTGGCCTAAACCTTCGATAGATGCAGATGTAGATTGGAAAGAGTTTAAAGCCATAGAATGGGATTCCAATTATTATGAGACTCAGGAATTTCCTGAGGTAATGCTAGGAAAAAAGCTATTTTTTGATCCAAAATTATCTTCATCAAGCCAGGTTTCCTGCAGCAGCTGTCACAATCCTGAGTTGGGTTGGAGTGACGGACAGGAAGTTGCTCTTGGTAATGACCATTTATTGGGAAAAAGGAATACACAATCTCTTTATAACATTGCGGACAGAACTTCTTATTTCTGGGACGGAAGAGCTAAAACACTGGAAGAGCAGCTTGTTGGGCCAATCTCTGCTCACAATGAAATGAATATGAAGCCCGAAAAACTGGCCGGAAAACTTTCAAAGTATAAAGAATACAGACAGCTTTTCAAGGAAGTGTATCACACAGATAAAATTACATTTGATCAAATCGCCAATTCGTTAGCTACCTTTCAGCGTACCATCAGAAGCCAGCCCAGCAAATTGGATAAATTCATCAAAGGAGATCACAAAGCAATGAGTGATAAGGAAATATATGGCATGCATCTGTTTCGTACCAAGGCAAGATGTATGAACTGTCATTACGGTCAATATCTGACTGACGAATCATTTCACAACATAGGACTCACCTACTATCAGCGTGAATATGAAGACCTCGGACTTTATCATATAACTAAAAACCCTAATGATGTAGGCAAATTTAAAACACCTTCTTTAAGAGATCTAAACTACACCGCCCCTTGGATGCACAACGGTTTAATGGATGACCTTCATGGAGTTGTTAATTTGTACAATAGCGGAATGCAGATGATTAATCCAAGCCCGGAAGAAAAGAAAGCAGATCCCAACTTCCCGGTAACCGATCCAAGGATGAAACCATTACAGCTCAATAACCAGGAAATAGATGCTATTGTAGCTTTTCTGAAGAGTATGTCCGGGAGCTATTATAAAATGCCGCGTCCTGAAATTCCAAGACAGTGA
- a CDS encoding DUF6850 family outer membrane beta-barrel protein produces the protein MKHFQSILILPVLFLSSEMYAQDNDTIMKKIHEEYSYERILKNNINTNPANRLGSRKYHITVFNIFTQNNDTPNEIQQKGKGKNLWGAETRTHQILDPKTVVWGDASYSQGKNKQVVWNENADYDIIYPYVAADSVGGDMKFENYKFSGGYSKQINSFTVGITGSYKASLSYRDIDPRPKNTSATFSLALGANKIMFGKFKIGAYIEAEKYTQKHYLSFVSNQGFPMIYNMNGLGNYNELLSGKLREAYYEGWTYGGGLQIFEAENRSWYLTAGIKKFNLDKLLTEYADLNASNIDEQQFNFSLGKFFETGRISWGISAAGNHTQRKGTENLFLNDNSRNYIQIGSAEKYNHKVTNLVLKGLLEMEHRNAKSSFVPFFGLIQEKEKYNNPISTIDLSKLIYGADYQWLKTFTDQLALSVSMGISVTDFYKKIQSSILPGSLSFSR, from the coding sequence ATGAAACATTTTCAGTCCATACTTATCCTGCCCGTTCTTTTCCTTAGCTCCGAAATGTATGCCCAGGACAATGATACTATCATGAAGAAAATTCATGAAGAGTATAGCTATGAAAGGATACTCAAAAATAACATCAACACCAACCCGGCCAATAGGTTAGGTTCAAGGAAATATCATATTACTGTTTTTAATATATTCACTCAAAACAATGATACTCCTAATGAAATACAGCAAAAGGGTAAAGGAAAAAATCTTTGGGGTGCAGAAACCCGTACCCATCAAATATTGGATCCAAAAACTGTGGTTTGGGGCGATGCTTCTTACTCACAGGGAAAAAACAAGCAGGTAGTATGGAATGAAAATGCTGATTATGATATCATCTATCCTTATGTAGCAGCCGACAGCGTAGGTGGTGACATGAAGTTTGAAAATTACAAATTTTCAGGAGGATATTCAAAGCAAATCAATTCATTTACTGTTGGAATTACAGGAAGCTACAAAGCAAGTTTAAGCTATCGCGACATTGATCCAAGGCCTAAGAATACCTCTGCTACCTTTTCATTGGCTCTTGGGGCAAACAAAATAATGTTTGGGAAGTTTAAAATCGGGGCTTATATAGAAGCTGAAAAGTATACCCAAAAGCACTATCTAAGTTTTGTAAGTAATCAAGGGTTCCCCATGATTTACAATATGAACGGCCTGGGAAACTATAATGAACTACTTTCAGGGAAGCTTCGCGAGGCATATTATGAAGGCTGGACTTATGGTGGTGGATTACAAATCTTCGAAGCAGAAAACAGATCATGGTATCTGACTGCCGGCATCAAAAAATTCAATCTTGATAAACTCCTGACCGAATATGCAGATCTTAATGCTTCCAACATTGATGAACAGCAATTTAATTTCTCATTAGGAAAGTTTTTTGAAACAGGCAGAATTTCCTGGGGAATTTCTGCTGCCGGAAATCATACTCAAAGAAAAGGTACAGAGAATCTATTTCTCAATGATAATTCAAGGAATTATATACAGATTGGCTCTGCAGAAAAGTACAATCATAAAGTAACAAATCTAGTTTTGAAAGGTCTTTTAGAAATGGAACATCGAAATGCAAAATCATCATTCGTTCCCTTCTTTGGACTGATTCAGGAAAAGGAAAAGTACAACAATCCTATTTCCACCATTGATTTAAGTAAACTTATATACGGAGCAGATTACCAATGGCTAAAAACATTCACAGACCAACTAGCTCTTTCTGTTTCTATGGGAATTTCTGTAACAGATTTCTATAAAAAGATTCAATCTTCAATACTCCCGGGAAGCCTGTCATTCAGCAGATGA
- a CDS encoding TonB-dependent receptor plug domain-containing protein, protein MVSNDPRFPIKTQIFTFLILFSAFSTAHSQEKKAVISFEVKNTQAEPIKGSEIKILSTDHTYSISTNDKGLATASINPGQYTIEIKKNGIIEYIGKIIITKPEIFTFSLADKINSIEEVIITAKESKGFTSSSVISQKAMQHLQPSSFTDLLELLPGGRSGDPVLNQMNKISLRETGNPGNDYNTSAMGTAFLVDGAPLNSSANLQYTYDFLDKSNNGLKRRLNLTSGVDMRSISTDQIEKVEILRGIPSVIYGNLTSGIVKITNKSGYTPWKSRFKADGYSKLFAVSKGFEDKERNLKINAGIDYLNAKSDPRDRLENYKRITANFALVKEKQQNHGTFRWQTHLSYTGSLDGSKTDPDVDLSQLNSYEVNNHLLSLSNVFNYTKNKPSFYRSTEIQATINQRFDKIKQTKFIQLENAMAFPLSRTEGEYDGYYPQAQYISDYTVDGKPLDIFVKMVNNFQWDFKTIKNEINAGFDWQLSKNWGQGQLFDIYKPIDPKATFRPRPYRDVPAYSTAALFLETISTKNLGQHQLALSLGLRGNSMLNLPTQFTMNGKVYLDPRINLQWSLPEFKLMNKKTQIALTLGYGKQSLFPDLNLLYPELIYKDIQQLNYFHSDPNYRRVNYKTLIYNPQNPEIEPAINEKFEARIDFGIGLHQLSVTVFKEKMHNAFRTMNEYAGYQYKKYDTSALNHETITSPPDVITLPYQLITENFMYSSQRNGSKIDKEGVEFQYSSNRIPVINTRFTLSGAWFRTQYGNSLPVYRRPDILINGRPYPYLGLYNGMEPNSVNEILNTNLMMDTYIPKLDLIFSTSFQFSWFSMRKLDPMNGTPSHYVDQNGTLLPYNPDTARGTILERLMMIQNEDRYNANRRPLEANVNLKVTKSFRHKTVIVSMFANRLFSYYAPYSVNGITISRKGAHDPYFGMEINFNL, encoded by the coding sequence ATGGTAAGCAACGATCCACGATTCCCTATTAAAACACAAATTTTCACATTTTTAATTCTCTTCAGTGCATTTTCAACAGCACATTCACAGGAAAAAAAAGCAGTTATTTCATTTGAAGTAAAGAATACTCAGGCAGAACCCATCAAAGGTTCTGAAATAAAAATTTTATCTACTGATCATACCTATTCAATATCTACTAATGATAAAGGCCTTGCAACAGCATCCATCAATCCTGGTCAATACACCATTGAGATCAAAAAAAACGGCATTATTGAATATATTGGTAAAATAATCATTACAAAACCTGAAATTTTTACCTTTTCGCTGGCTGACAAAATCAATTCCATTGAAGAAGTGATTATTACAGCTAAGGAAAGTAAAGGCTTCACCTCTTCTTCTGTTATCAGTCAGAAAGCCATGCAGCATTTACAGCCATCAAGCTTTACAGACCTTCTGGAGCTGCTTCCCGGAGGAAGATCCGGAGATCCTGTACTTAATCAGATGAATAAGATCAGCCTTCGTGAAACAGGTAATCCAGGTAATGATTACAATACTTCAGCAATGGGAACTGCATTTTTAGTAGATGGAGCTCCCTTAAATTCCAGTGCTAATCTTCAGTACACCTATGATTTTTTAGATAAATCCAATAATGGATTAAAAAGACGGCTTAACCTTACAAGCGGGGTCGATATGCGAAGTATCTCAACCGATCAGATTGAAAAAGTGGAGATTTTGCGCGGAATTCCTTCTGTCATCTACGGAAATCTTACCTCCGGAATTGTTAAAATCACCAATAAATCCGGATATACCCCATGGAAATCCAGGTTTAAAGCCGATGGTTACAGCAAACTTTTTGCAGTCAGTAAAGGATTTGAAGATAAAGAACGAAATTTAAAAATCAATGCAGGAATTGACTATCTGAATGCAAAATCTGACCCAAGAGACAGACTTGAGAACTATAAAAGAATTACAGCCAATTTTGCTCTGGTTAAGGAAAAACAACAAAATCATGGTACATTCAGATGGCAGACCCATCTCAGCTATACAGGTTCATTGGACGGTTCTAAGACTGATCCTGACGTGGATTTATCTCAACTCAACTCTTACGAAGTCAACAATCATCTTTTGAGCCTTTCCAATGTGTTCAATTATACCAAAAATAAACCTTCATTTTATCGATCTACAGAGATTCAGGCAACAATTAATCAAAGGTTTGACAAAATAAAACAGACCAAGTTTATCCAGCTGGAGAACGCAATGGCTTTTCCTCTTTCCCGAACTGAGGGCGAATATGACGGATATTATCCTCAAGCCCAATATATTTCGGATTATACTGTAGATGGTAAACCACTTGATATTTTTGTGAAAATGGTTAATAATTTCCAATGGGATTTTAAAACCATAAAAAATGAAATCAATGCAGGATTCGACTGGCAACTAAGTAAAAACTGGGGTCAGGGACAATTATTTGATATTTATAAACCGATAGATCCTAAAGCCACCTTCAGACCTCGCCCCTATCGTGATGTTCCGGCCTATTCTACTGCTGCCTTGTTTTTGGAAACCATCAGTACAAAAAATCTTGGCCAGCATCAACTTGCACTGTCATTAGGGTTAAGAGGAAACTCAATGTTGAATCTGCCCACTCAATTTACAATGAACGGAAAGGTCTACCTGGATCCCAGAATCAACTTGCAATGGAGTCTTCCTGAATTCAAACTGATGAATAAAAAAACTCAGATAGCATTGACATTGGGCTATGGTAAGCAGAGCTTATTCCCGGATCTTAATCTTCTATATCCGGAACTGATTTATAAAGATATCCAGCAGCTCAATTATTTCCATTCTGATCCGAACTATAGAAGAGTGAATTATAAAACTCTGATTTATAACCCTCAAAATCCGGAAATAGAACCTGCTATCAATGAAAAGTTTGAGGCAAGGATAGATTTCGGTATTGGACTTCATCAGCTGTCAGTGACTGTTTTTAAAGAAAAAATGCACAATGCATTCCGAACGATGAATGAATATGCAGGCTATCAATATAAAAAATATGACACCTCTGCTCTTAACCATGAGACAATAACGTCCCCACCGGATGTTATCACACTCCCTTATCAGCTTATAACGGAGAACTTCATGTATTCTTCTCAGCGAAATGGAAGTAAAATAGATAAGGAAGGTGTAGAGTTTCAATATTCTTCCAATAGAATTCCTGTCATTAATACAAGATTTACTTTGAGCGGAGCATGGTTTCGTACTCAATATGGCAACAGCCTGCCTGTTTACAGAAGACCGGATATATTGATTAACGGCAGACCCTATCCTTATCTCGGATTGTATAATGGAATGGAGCCCAATTCTGTAAATGAAATCCTAAATACCAATCTGATGATGGATACCTACATCCCCAAATTAGATCTGATCTTCTCTACTTCCTTCCAGTTTTCCTGGTTTTCGATGAGAAAATTAGATCCTATGAACGGAACTCCAAGTCATTATGTAGATCAAAACGGCACTCTATTACCGTACAATCCTGATACAGCGAGAGGAACCATTCTTGAAAGGCTGATGATGATTCAGAATGAAGACCGGTACAATGCCAACAGAAGGCCATTGGAAGCCAATGTTAACCTTAAAGTAACCAAAAGCTTTAGACACAAAACAGTTATTGTTTCCATGTTTGCCAATAGGCTTTTCAGCTATTATGCTCCTTACAGTGTAAATGGGATTACTATCAGCAGAAAAGGAGCGCACGATCCTTACTTCGGAATGGAAATCAATTTCAATTTATAA